Proteins encoded together in one Eublepharis macularius isolate TG4126 chromosome 2, MPM_Emac_v1.0, whole genome shotgun sequence window:
- the CXCR4 gene encoding C-X-C chemokine receptor type 4 has translation MEPSMDVSSEVFILLSENSTDEPGSGDDRDYQEVCLEKNNADFNRIFLPTIFSIIFLMGIVGNGLVIIVMGYQKKLRSMTDKYRLHLSVADLLFVITLPFWSVDAVISWYFGNALCKVVHIIYTVNLYSSVLILAFISLDRYLAIVHATNSQRPRKLLAERIIYVGVWLPAVLLTVPDMIFATTRDGVCQRFYPHDDWLISFRFQHILVGLVLPGLIILTCYCIIISKLSQSKGHQKRKALKTTVILILAFFACWLPYYIGISIETFILLGIIKNGCNFEAVVNKWISITEALAFFHCCLNPILYAFLGAKFKTSAQNALTSVSRGSSLKILSKGKRGHSSVSTESESSSFHSS, from the exons ATGGAGCCCAGCATGGAC GTGTCTTCCGAAGTCTTCATTTTACTGTCGGAAAACAGTACTGATGAGCCAGGATCAGGTGATGACCGGGATTACCAAGAGGTGTGTTTGGAGAAGAACAATGCTGATTTCAACCGGATTTTCCTGCCAACCATTTTCTCCATCATTTTCTTGATGGGAATTGTTGGCAATGGCTTGGTTATTATTGTCATGGGCTACCAGAAGAAGCTCAGGAGCATGACTGACAAATACAGGCTACACCTCTCCGTGGCTGACCTTCTGTTTGTCATCACTTTGCCCTTCTGGTCTGTGGATGCTGTCATCAGCTGGTACTTTGGGAACGCCTTGTGCAAAGTGGTCCATATCATTTACACCGTCAACCTGTATAGCAGCGTCTTGATCTTGGCCTTCATAAGCTTAGACCGGTACCTGGCAATTGTGCATGCTACCAACAGCCAGAGACCtaggaagttgttggctgagagaATTATCTATGTAGGTGTTTGGCTACCAGCTGTGCTTTTGACTGTGCCCGATATGATCTTTGCAACAACTAGGGATGGCGTTTGTCAGCGATTTTACCCTCATGATGACTGGCTGATTTCTTTCAGATTTCAGCACATTTTAGTTGGACTTGTCTTGCCTGGTCTTATAATACTGACTTGCTACTGTATTATCATCTCTAAACTGTCACAGTCAAAAGGCCATCAGAAGCGCAAAGCTTTGAAGACCACGGTCATCCTTATCCTCGCCTTCTTTGCTTGCTGGTTACCTTACTACATTGGCATCAGCATAGAAACCTTTATCCTGCTTGGAATCATCAAGAATGGCTGTAACTTCGAGGCAGTGGTGAATAAATGGATCTCTATCACTGAAGCCCTAGCGTTTTTCCACTGTTGCCTGAATCCCATACTTTATGCTTTTCTGGGTGCCAAATTCAAGACATCAGCCCAGAATGCTTTGACCTCTGTTAGCAGAGGATCAAGTCTGAAAATCCTTTCCAAAGGCAAACGGGGACACTCTTCAGTTTCAACAGAGTCTGAATCTTCCAGTTTCCATTCCAGCTAA